One genomic segment of Kiritimatiella glycovorans includes these proteins:
- a CDS encoding lactate racemase domain-containing protein: protein MPWFIRKDESIARTEIEQLCQRTLDEARDRLGCSFRRVLLLPPDITRAHCGAGWIAETFDRLLPDSCEVHMIPTLGQHVPHTKADNRWMFGDFPEERIHAHDWRNGVTRMGTIPAARVAESTDGKADWEIPVDLNTMTVEGGWDLIINIGHVVPHEVLGFANHNKNYFIGLGGKETICASHLAAGVYGIENNLGRLITPLRACYNWAEEQFLGHWPHVYMMVTMKRDEQNRLVHSGVYVGDDVDTYLAAAETSLEQNITVFERPVKKIVAVMQADEFRATWVANKAVYRTRMAMADGGELLIIAPGVERFGEQKEVDALIRTYGYCGSPQVLDLYKKKRDLQDLAHGAAHLMHGSSEGRFTIRYAPGGLSREEVEGVHYEYADPREALARYNPETMQEGWNTMPDGEEVFFISTPSAGLWSVKEKVGGGR, encoded by the coding sequence ATGCCGTGGTTTATTCGTAAAGATGAGTCGATCGCCCGCACGGAGATCGAGCAGTTGTGTCAGCGCACGCTCGACGAGGCGCGCGACCGTCTGGGGTGTTCGTTCAGACGGGTGCTGCTGCTGCCGCCGGATATCACCCGCGCCCACTGCGGCGCGGGCTGGATCGCTGAAACCTTCGACCGGCTGCTGCCGGATAGCTGTGAGGTTCACATGATTCCCACCCTGGGACAGCATGTGCCGCATACGAAGGCCGACAACCGGTGGATGTTCGGGGATTTCCCGGAGGAGCGGATTCATGCCCACGACTGGCGCAACGGGGTCACCCGGATGGGGACCATCCCCGCCGCGCGCGTGGCGGAGAGCACCGACGGAAAGGCCGACTGGGAGATCCCGGTCGATCTCAACACCATGACGGTCGAGGGCGGGTGGGACCTGATCATCAACATCGGCCACGTCGTCCCGCATGAAGTGCTCGGGTTTGCGAACCACAACAAAAACTATTTCATCGGGCTCGGCGGCAAGGAAACCATTTGTGCGTCTCACCTCGCCGCGGGCGTGTACGGAATCGAGAACAACCTCGGCCGGCTCATCACGCCGCTGCGGGCCTGCTACAACTGGGCGGAAGAACAGTTTCTGGGGCATTGGCCGCACGTCTACATGATGGTGACCATGAAGCGTGACGAACAGAATCGGCTGGTGCACAGCGGCGTCTATGTCGGGGACGACGTCGACACCTACCTGGCGGCGGCCGAAACCAGCCTCGAGCAGAACATCACCGTTTTTGAACGACCGGTGAAAAAGATCGTGGCGGTCATGCAGGCCGATGAATTCCGCGCCACCTGGGTGGCGAATAAAGCCGTATACCGTACCCGCATGGCGATGGCCGACGGAGGGGAGCTGCTGATTATCGCGCCCGGGGTCGAGCGCTTCGGCGAGCAGAAGGAGGTCGACGCCCTCATTCGCACCTACGGCTACTGCGGGTCGCCTCAGGTGCTGGATCTCTACAAAAAGAAACGGGACCTCCAGGACCTGGCTCACGGCGCGGCGCACCTGATGCACGGGTCGTCCGAAGGACGGTTTACCATCCGCTACGCCCCGGGCGGCCTGAGTCGCGAAGAGGTCGAAGGCGTTCATTACGAATACGCCGACCCCCGGGAGGCCCTGGCGCGCTACAATCCGGAGACCATGCAGGAGGG